The following coding sequences lie in one Zingiber officinale cultivar Zhangliang chromosome 2B, Zo_v1.1, whole genome shotgun sequence genomic window:
- the LOC122048675 gene encoding myosin-binding protein 7-like gives MDVQHLHLPGPSAAGRVCPCACPFCCRPTSPSWRRSMKRRLELDSSDNGGGEVENEADALREALASQQETIQELCAELDEERNAAASAASEAMSMILRLQREKAEAQMDARQFKLFAEEKMEHDQQELLDLEELILKREEGIQGLALQLQAYRELLISHGIDPDDVDDDTALSGVSQFEEMHTVEYPPLKCNLPNDVDDAANLEEIAFGETPDADEDLDSLETRIYELETSPNLLDEAHEIATVGSSEDCFDTQREKCKRRGTDGGMEGGTPDIWNLCMRLQALEADRDSMRQTIISMRTEKAQLVLLRELAQQLHKDLFLPERRIANKNSSSASFSLVAQLEWLMTFLLWRKKPSRTRYALGSSNANVGLLLVLENSPRISDRRFCCTRIAGLENHDSATISTGAGLAPWGYVGDGIPKPVIASRLAGDALVAGMRRTAIDRAEVDKCPTSERIGDHPSRLEIGLHGRRLCLSRLCGSSDVRHGWRTTEKTLRRGNTKHSAL, from the exons ATGGATGTCCAACACCTGCATCTTCCTGGCCCCTCAGCCGCCGGCCGCGTATGCCCCTGTGCCTGCCCCTTCTGCTGCCGCCCCACGTCCCCCTCCTGGCGCCGCTCCATGAAGCGCCGCCTCGAACTCGATTCCTCCGACAACGGCGGCGGAGAGGTCGAGAACGAGGCGGATGCCCTGCGTGAAGCCTTGGCGAGCCAGCAGGAGACGATCCAGGAACTGTGTGCTGAGCTGGACGAGGAGCGGAACGCGGCTGCCTCGGCGGCCAGCGAGGCCATGTCCATGATCCTCCGCCTCCAGCGGGAGAAGGCCGAGGCCCAGATGGACGCGCGGCAGTTCAAGCTGTTCGCCGAGGAGAAGATGGAGCACGACCAGCAGGAGCTGCTCGATCTCGAGGAACTCATATTGAAGCGCGAAGAAGGCATCCAAGGCCTCGCATTGCAGCTCCAGGCTTACCGAGAACTCCTCATCAGCCACGGCATTGATCCTGACGACGTCGACGACGACACAGCACTCTCCGGTGTATCTCAATTCGAGGAGATGCACACAGTTGAATACCCCCCTTTGAAGTGCAACCTTCCAAATGACGTCGATGACGCTGCTAATCTCGAAGAGATCGCTTTTGGGGAGACGCCGGATGCCGACGAGGACCTTGACAGTTTGGAGACGCGTATTTATGAGCTAGAGACCTCGCCCAATCTACTCGACGAAGCGCATGAGATTGCGACAGTTGGTTCCTCTGAGGATTGCTTCGATACACAAAGGGAGAAGTGCAAGAGAAGGGGGACGGATGGAGGGATGGAAGGCGGGACTCCAGATATCTGGAACCTGTGCATGAGACTGCAGGCACTCGAGGCTGACAGGGACTCAATGAGGCAAACCATTATTTCAATGAGAACAGAGAAGGCACAGCTGGTGTTGCTCAGAGAGTTAGCACAGCAGCTGCATAAGGATCTCTTTTTGCCTGAGAGGAGGATTGCCAATAAAAACTCTTCGTCTGCAAGTTTTTCACTGGTCGCTCAGCTCGAG TGGCTAATGACGTTTCTTCTTTGGAGAAAGAAACCGTCAAGAACTAGGTACGCGCTTGGTTCGTCCAATGCCAATGTGGGCTTGTTGTTGGTTCTGGAGAACTCACCCCGAATTAGTGACCGGAGATTTTGTTGCACACGAATAGCAGG GTTGGAAAATCACGACAGTGCCACGATTTCCACCGGAGCTGGGCTCGCGCCATGGGGATATGTTGGCGACGGCATTCCGAAGCCGGTGATAGCTTCCCGTCTAGCCGGCGATGCGCTAGTCGCTGGGATGCGTAGAACAGCGATTGACAGGGCCGAAGTCGATAAATGTCCAACGTCGGAAAGGATCGGCGACCACCCGAGTAGGCTGGAAATTGGCCTTCATGGGCGACGACTGTGTCTGTCACGGTTGTGTGGAAGCAGTGACGTGCGACATGGGTGGCGTACGACGGAGAAAACACTGAGAAGAGGAAACACAAAGCACAGTGCTTTGTGA
- the LOC122048676 gene encoding probable protein S-acyltransferase 22 — MVFALLLLILQWAVGMLVLILCFVERRRFSAEIVSKLGSSFSLAPFIIVVAVCTLLAMVATLPVAQLFFFHILLIKKGISTYDYIIALREQDQEQEQLAVGGQQSPQMSQVSSFTGLSSTSSFNQFHRGAWCTPPRLFLEDQVSYFHYLESYCECNLPWLRLFLKNLLIRFFLLYEANPFN, encoded by the exons aTGGTGTTTGCTCTTCTCTTG CTTATTCTGCAGTGGGCTGTTGGGATGCTTGTGCTGATACTGTGTTTTGTTGAGAGAAGGAGATTTTCTGCTGAAATTGTTTCAAAGCTGGGTAGTAGCTTTTCCTTGGCACCCTTTATCATTGTGGTG GCTGTGTGCACTTTATTAGCCATGGTTGCTACTCTTCCAGTTGCACAACTTTTCTTCTTccatattcttttaataaaaaag GGAATCAGCACCTATGATTACATTATTGCTTTGAGGGAGCAAGATCAGGAGCAGGAGCAACTTGCTGTTGGTGGGCAGCAAAGTCCGCAAATGTCCCAAGTGAGCTCTTTTACTGGACTAAGCAGCACCAGTTCTTTCAATCAATTCCATCGGGGTGCATGGTGTACTCCGCCAAGATTATTCCTTGAGGATCAggtatcatactttcattatttAGAAAGTTATTGTGAATGTAATTTACCATGgttaagattatttttgaaaaaccttttaataagattttttttattgtacGAGGCAAATCCatttaattaa